The window GCCGAGGGCACGTTGCTGGCCTTGGCTGCCCAGGTCGAAGCCGCCGTGAACTGGCAGGACCGCCTGGCCCCGCTGGGAGCCGGGGTGCGGCCATGACGGCAACCCCCGCCACCGCAAAAGCACCGCCCTCACCGGGGACCGTGCCCCTCCGCCGCACCGGGGCCGCCTGGGCCTCGAATCCCTGGGTGGACTTCGCGGTCCGGCGACTGGGCGGGGTACTGCTCTCCCTGGTCATGCTCGTGGTGTTGACCTTCCTCATAGTCCCGCTGATCCCGGGCGACCCCGCCCGCGCGGTGGCGGGAACCGACGCCTCGGCCGAAACGGTGGCCAAGCTCCGGGCCCAGATGGGCCTTGACGAACCGTTGGGCGTGCAGTTCCTGGATTTCGTGGGCGGCCTACTTCACTTCGATTTGGGCACATCGTTCCGTTTCAATGACTCGGTCTCGCTGCTCATTGCGGCAAAGCTCCCCTACACCGCTCAACTTGCCTTCGCCGCCATCGTGTTGGTGCTGCTGTTGGCTGTTCCGCTGGGCATGGCCACCGGCATCCTCACCCGGGGCGGGCGCAAGCGCTGGCTGGACATGCTCTTCGGAAACACCGCGGGCTTCCTCGCCTCGCTGCCCGGCTACGTCACAGCGACATTGTTCATTCTCTGCTTTGCCATCCTGATCCCGGTCTTCC of the Paenarthrobacter sp. A20 genome contains:
- a CDS encoding ABC transporter permease, coding for MTATPATAKAPPSPGTVPLRRTGAAWASNPWVDFAVRRLGGVLLSLVMLVVLTFLIVPLIPGDPARAVAGTDASAETVAKLRAQMGLDEPLGVQFLDFVGGLLHFDLGTSFRFNDSVSLLIAAKLPYTAQLAFAAIVLVLLLAVPLGMATGILTRGGRKRWLDMLFGNTAGFLASLPGYVTATLFILCFAILIPVFPAGGADTLSALVLPTVALALGPACAVARVVRQETATVLEQDFMRTARGRRLPPLRLYLRHALPNLLTSTLTLTGLILASLLGGAIIIETVFNYPGLGNEIIQAIIYRDYPVIQGIILVVGLIATLLNILVDVILGIIDPRTLGAKTHG